Proteins co-encoded in one Brassica oleracea var. oleracea cultivar TO1000 chromosome C4, BOL, whole genome shotgun sequence genomic window:
- the LOC106339951 gene encoding uncharacterized protein LOC106339951, whose translation MSKLTGVRAAEVTNPMGQDEQDPRGYQLPQFLKTLLEIHTYSISSSVNSISRLIISPSLLQGSSIPLIGYQDLFLLHMVVPTTLMMISMERNVLLPSSILVSPLAVIPLRVVTNPRNHLMLREPYQTVSNRNQFLRTFVTSPKVHQKGNPLKKARNA comes from the exons ATGTCTAAGCTGACAGGTGTCAGGGCTGCAGAGGTTACAAACCCTATG GGACAAGATGAACAAGACCCAAGAGGCTATCAACTCCCTCAATTCCTAAAGACATTGTTGGAAATACATACATATTCTATCTCAAGCTCAGTGAATTCAATTTCTCGGCTAATCATAAGTCCTTCACTATTGCAAGGATCTTCGATCCCACTGATAGGATACCAGGACCTTTTTTTGCTCCACAT GGTGGTGCCCACAACCCTGATGATGATAAGCATGGAAAGAAATGTGCTTCTTCCAAGTTCCATTTTGGTGTCTCCTCTGGCTGTAATCCCCCTGAGGGTGGTGACGAACCCAAGGAACCATCTGATGCTGAGGGAACCATACCAAACAGTGAGCAATAGGAATCAATTTCTGAGGACGTTTGTGACGTCGCCCAAGGTTCACCAGAAGGGAAATCCACTGAAGAAGGCCCGAAATGCATAG
- the LOC106342871 gene encoding 14-3-3-like protein GF14 psi isoform X1: protein MIFSAKMSSREVNVYMAKLAEQAERYEEMVEFMEKVAKTVDSEELTVEERNLLSVAYKNVIGARRASWRIISSIEQKEESKGNEEHVAIIKEYRGKIETELSKICDGILNVLEAHLIPSASPAESKVFYLKMKGDYHRYLAEFKAGDERKDAAESTLVAYKSAQDIATAELAPTHPIRLGLALNFSVFYYEILNSPDRACTLAKQAFDEAIAELDTLGEESYKDSTLIMQLLRDNLTLWTSDMTDEAGDEIKEASKPEGGAAE from the exons ATGATTTTCTCAGCGAAGATGTCGTCACGTGAGGTGAATGTGTACATGGCGAAACTAGCCGAACAAGCCGAGCGTTACGAAGAGATGGTTGAGTTCATGGAGAAAGTTGCTAAAACCGTCGACTCTGAAGAACTCACTGTCGAGGAGAGGAACCTTCTCTCCGTTGCTTACAAGAACGTGATCGGAGCGAGGAGGGCTTCGTGGAGGATCATCTCTTCCATTGAGCAGAAGGAAGAGAGCAAAGGGAACGAAGAACACGTTGCTATCATCAAGGAGTACAGGGGGAAGATTGAAACCGAGCTTAGCAAAATCTGCGACGGGATCTTGAATGTTCTTGAAGCTCATCTCATCCCCTCTGCTTCGCCTGCTGAGTCTAAGGTGTTTTATCTGAAGATGAAGGGAGATTATCACAGGTATCTTGCTGAGTTTAAGGCTGGTGATGAGAGGAAAGATGCTGCTGAGAGCACTTTGGTTGCTTACAAGTCTGCTCAG GACATTGCGACTGCTGAGTTAGCTCCAACTCACCCGATCAGGCTTGGTCTTGCACTCAACTTCTCTGTGTTTTACTATGAGATCCTTAACTCGCCTGACCGTGCCTGCACCCTCGCTAAGCAG GCATTTGATGAAGCTATCGCTGAGCTGGATACATTGGGAGAGGAATCATACAAAGACAGTACGCTGATTATGCAGCTTCTCAGAGACAACCTCACTCTCTGGACTTCTGACATGACT GACGAAGCAGGAGATGAGATAAAGGAGGCATCGAAGCCAGAAGGCGGTGCAGCAGAGTAA
- the LOC106342871 gene encoding 14-3-3-like protein GF14 psi isoform X2 yields the protein MSSREVNVYMAKLAEQAERYEEMVEFMEKVAKTVDSEELTVEERNLLSVAYKNVIGARRASWRIISSIEQKEESKGNEEHVAIIKEYRGKIETELSKICDGILNVLEAHLIPSASPAESKVFYLKMKGDYHRYLAEFKAGDERKDAAESTLVAYKSAQDIATAELAPTHPIRLGLALNFSVFYYEILNSPDRACTLAKQAFDEAIAELDTLGEESYKDSTLIMQLLRDNLTLWTSDMTDEAGDEIKEASKPEGGAAE from the exons ATGTCGTCACGTGAGGTGAATGTGTACATGGCGAAACTAGCCGAACAAGCCGAGCGTTACGAAGAGATGGTTGAGTTCATGGAGAAAGTTGCTAAAACCGTCGACTCTGAAGAACTCACTGTCGAGGAGAGGAACCTTCTCTCCGTTGCTTACAAGAACGTGATCGGAGCGAGGAGGGCTTCGTGGAGGATCATCTCTTCCATTGAGCAGAAGGAAGAGAGCAAAGGGAACGAAGAACACGTTGCTATCATCAAGGAGTACAGGGGGAAGATTGAAACCGAGCTTAGCAAAATCTGCGACGGGATCTTGAATGTTCTTGAAGCTCATCTCATCCCCTCTGCTTCGCCTGCTGAGTCTAAGGTGTTTTATCTGAAGATGAAGGGAGATTATCACAGGTATCTTGCTGAGTTTAAGGCTGGTGATGAGAGGAAAGATGCTGCTGAGAGCACTTTGGTTGCTTACAAGTCTGCTCAG GACATTGCGACTGCTGAGTTAGCTCCAACTCACCCGATCAGGCTTGGTCTTGCACTCAACTTCTCTGTGTTTTACTATGAGATCCTTAACTCGCCTGACCGTGCCTGCACCCTCGCTAAGCAG GCATTTGATGAAGCTATCGCTGAGCTGGATACATTGGGAGAGGAATCATACAAAGACAGTACGCTGATTATGCAGCTTCTCAGAGACAACCTCACTCTCTGGACTTCTGACATGACT GACGAAGCAGGAGATGAGATAAAGGAGGCATCGAAGCCAGAAGGCGGTGCAGCAGAGTAA